The Spirosoma foliorum genome has a window encoding:
- a CDS encoding SDR family oxidoreductase, producing MAKTVFITGASSGFGKETAKLFQRNGWNVLATMRAPEKENELAQLDNVVLVSVDVTDQQSIDRAVQKGIDTFKTIDVLINNAGYGVMGVFESATNSQIQQQYAVNVFGLMQVTRAVLPVMRQHRQGVIINISSFGGITAGPFASLYNSSKFAVEGFSEALSHELAFLNIAVKLIEPGSVATNFRNGMEMIQNEITDYQAELATFIPRYTKRTEHLPKASAQEVAETIYEAATDGKLKLRYVVGEDARFYIDLKAKSSEEQYLKTMRG from the coding sequence ATGGCAAAGACTGTGTTCATTACTGGCGCATCGTCAGGTTTTGGAAAGGAAACCGCAAAATTATTTCAACGCAACGGATGGAATGTACTGGCGACGATGCGCGCGCCCGAAAAAGAGAACGAGCTGGCTCAACTGGATAACGTAGTGTTGGTATCAGTAGATGTAACCGACCAGCAAAGCATCGACCGGGCGGTACAAAAAGGTATCGACACCTTTAAGACCATCGATGTTTTGATAAACAACGCAGGATATGGGGTAATGGGCGTTTTTGAATCGGCCACGAACAGCCAGATTCAACAGCAGTATGCGGTCAATGTATTTGGCCTCATGCAGGTTACACGGGCTGTTTTGCCGGTGATGCGCCAACATAGACAGGGGGTTATCATCAATATTTCTTCCTTTGGCGGCATTACTGCCGGACCGTTTGCCAGCCTATACAACAGCTCGAAATTTGCCGTAGAAGGGTTTTCCGAGGCCTTGTCGCACGAGCTTGCTTTCCTCAATATTGCCGTCAAACTCATCGAGCCGGGGAGCGTAGCAACCAATTTCAGAAACGGCATGGAGATGATTCAGAATGAGATTACCGACTATCAGGCCGAACTGGCTACGTTCATTCCCCGCTATACCAAACGAACCGAACATTTGCCCAAAGCAAGTGCGCAGGAGGTAGCCGAAACGATATACGAAGCCGCCACAGACGGCAAACTGAAGCTGCGGTATGTGGTCGGTGAGGATGCCCGGTTTTATATTGATTTAAAGGCAAAGAGCAGCGAAGAACAGTACCTGAAAACGATGCGCGGCTAG
- a CDS encoding helix-turn-helix domain-containing protein, whose amino-acid sequence MERTIIDIRSINELHQFYGYEKPKHPLVSIIDLSKTKKQVASGASLYRLHFYCVYFKTLKGALPYGRSYYDFDEATLLFTAPYQVVAPSADPTPEKGWGLFFHPDVLARTGLGKKINEYSFFNYASTEALHLSDAEKEVLEACLRHIELEYTRPIDKHTQTLIVTNIELLLNYCDRFYDRQFLTRANVNQDIIQQFEDLLNNYFTHESLTEIGLPDVTYFSAHLNLSPYYLSDVLNKYTGKTTQEHIHLKLVERAKLLLWSTDKSISSIAYDLGFNYPSHFTKLFKSKTGKSPKDFRNLN is encoded by the coding sequence ATGGAGCGAACGATCATCGATATACGATCCATCAACGAACTACACCAGTTCTATGGTTATGAAAAGCCAAAGCACCCGCTGGTGAGCATTATCGACCTGTCTAAAACGAAAAAACAAGTGGCGTCGGGGGCCAGTCTATACCGGCTGCATTTTTATTGTGTTTATTTCAAGACACTCAAAGGGGCTTTACCCTATGGCCGATCGTATTACGATTTTGATGAAGCTACGTTGCTGTTTACCGCTCCCTATCAGGTAGTGGCACCCAGTGCCGATCCCACACCGGAAAAAGGGTGGGGTTTGTTTTTTCATCCCGATGTATTAGCCCGCACCGGGTTGGGCAAAAAAATAAACGAGTATTCGTTTTTCAACTATGCATCGACGGAAGCATTGCATCTCTCAGATGCTGAAAAAGAAGTGCTGGAAGCCTGTCTCCGACATATTGAGCTGGAATATACGCGGCCAATCGACAAGCATACCCAAACACTTATCGTGACCAATATTGAACTGTTACTGAATTATTGCGACCGATTTTATGACAGACAATTTTTGACGAGGGCCAACGTCAACCAGGACATTATTCAACAATTTGAGGATTTACTCAACAACTACTTTACTCATGAGTCATTAACCGAAATCGGATTGCCGGACGTAACCTATTTTTCTGCTCATCTGAACCTATCGCCCTACTATTTGTCGGATGTTCTGAATAAATATACCGGAAAGACTACGCAGGAACATATCCATTTAAAACTGGTTGAGAGGGCAAAACTGCTCCTTTGGAGCACCGATAAGTCAATCAGTAGTATAGCCTATGATCTTGGCTTTAACTATCCCTCTCATTTTACCAAACTCTTTAAAAGTAAAACAGGAAAATCGCCTAAAGACTTTCGCAATCTGAATTAA
- a CDS encoding helix-turn-helix domain-containing protein: MAVSETIEEFYEQRALKTLDVAGENTGQFHVFKKDNMAQDKQPPRFARRNFYKITLIRGHHLFHYADKTLEVSGDTLIFSNPAIPYTFEPISEESGGYFCIFRESFLSQFLRASLRELPMYQIGGSPAYSLDKTMSSEIGIIFEKMVREHASDFRFRYDLIRNYTLEIIYTALKLQPSDKLYPHSNANTRLTAVFMELLERQFPVESLAQPFSMKSAKDFANRLAIHVNHLNRAVKMTTGRTTSELIYDRIIVEAKALLKHTDWNVSEIGFSLGFDEPSHFNHFFKRHTNHTPLEYRN, encoded by the coding sequence ATGGCCGTCAGCGAAACAATAGAAGAATTTTACGAACAAAGGGCCCTTAAAACGCTTGACGTAGCGGGTGAGAATACCGGTCAATTCCATGTCTTTAAAAAAGATAACATGGCGCAGGATAAGCAGCCTCCTCGATTTGCCCGACGAAATTTTTACAAGATCACCCTGATACGGGGCCACCATCTTTTCCATTATGCGGATAAAACCCTGGAAGTCTCCGGCGATACGCTGATTTTTTCCAACCCTGCTATTCCCTATACTTTTGAACCCATCAGTGAGGAATCTGGCGGCTATTTCTGCATTTTCAGGGAAAGTTTTTTGAGTCAGTTTCTACGAGCCAGTCTGCGGGAACTCCCGATGTATCAGATTGGAGGAAGTCCAGCCTATAGTCTGGATAAGACAATGAGCAGTGAGATAGGCATAATCTTCGAAAAAATGGTTCGGGAACATGCATCTGATTTCCGGTTCCGATATGACCTGATCCGGAATTACACGCTGGAAATCATCTACACAGCCCTGAAGCTACAGCCTTCCGATAAATTATACCCTCATAGTAACGCCAATACCCGGCTAACAGCCGTATTTATGGAGTTGCTGGAGCGTCAATTTCCTGTGGAAAGCCTGGCACAGCCATTTTCGATGAAAAGCGCAAAAGATTTTGCCAATCGATTGGCGATACACGTTAATCATCTGAACAGAGCTGTAAAAATGACAACGGGAAGAACCACATCCGAACTAATTTACGACCGTATTATCGTCGAGGCAAAAGCCTTATTGAAACATACAGACTGGAACGTATCGGAAATCGGATTTAGCCTGGGTTTCGACGAGCCATCCCATTTCAACCATTTCTTTAAAAGGCATACCAATCATACACCTCTGGAGTACCGGAATTAA
- a CDS encoding AraC family transcriptional regulator has protein sequence MKAALSIVQKSKFSGIYFSGTLPATPVTAMSPQFSVIKTDEHFRSCKNAVSPHILDFYMLCLIRKGEGIYHFDQNGYYLKANTLCLIKPYTLVSWHAQTPFQEGFCCTFSEGFFNEGLENKHWLKRLAIPGHAIIPLTEAETSYFTLLLDDMEHEYGCRSNPDAELIRSQLHVLIRKAASLFAGRDNQITPKNGAAIEIVKSFLQYCKDDFANLMSGKIATLPSLKQQAERLYITPNHLNDTVRAILGKSVGQYIQEELAGVATGLLVQTKLTIAQIADQLGFSDASYFARFYKKQAGISPSAFRKQNP, from the coding sequence ATGAAAGCTGCACTGTCAATCGTTCAAAAAAGCAAATTTTCTGGCATTTATTTTTCCGGCACGTTACCGGCAACTCCTGTTACTGCCATGAGCCCACAGTTTTCGGTCATTAAAACAGATGAGCATTTCCGAAGCTGCAAAAATGCGGTATCGCCCCATATCCTTGATTTCTATATGCTTTGCCTGATTCGAAAGGGAGAAGGCATCTATCATTTTGACCAAAACGGTTATTACCTGAAAGCGAACACGCTTTGCTTAATAAAACCCTATACGTTAGTGTCCTGGCACGCCCAAACTCCATTCCAGGAGGGCTTTTGTTGCACATTTTCGGAGGGCTTTTTCAATGAAGGACTGGAAAATAAACACTGGCTCAAACGATTAGCCATACCTGGGCATGCCATCATACCATTAACTGAAGCCGAAACAAGCTATTTTACGTTACTGCTGGACGATATGGAACATGAGTACGGTTGTCGAAGCAACCCAGATGCGGAGTTAATCAGAAGCCAGTTGCATGTGCTCATAAGAAAGGCAGCCTCCCTGTTTGCTGGTCGAGACAATCAGATTACGCCTAAAAATGGTGCAGCAATAGAAATAGTCAAATCCTTTTTACAGTACTGTAAGGATGATTTTGCGAATCTCATGAGTGGGAAAATAGCTACCCTACCCTCGCTCAAGCAACAGGCAGAGCGGTTATATATAACGCCGAACCATCTAAATGATACCGTAAGGGCTATACTGGGGAAGTCTGTCGGACAATATATTCAGGAGGAATTAGCGGGGGTAGCTACCGGCCTGCTGGTTCAGACCAAGTTAACCATAGCACAAATAGCCGATCAGTTAGGCTTTAGTGATGCATCTTACTTTGCCAGGTTTTATAAGAAGCAAGCGGGTATTTCACCGTCGGCCTTTCGTAAACAGAATCCGTAG
- a CDS encoding amidohydrolase family protein: MSRQEQTILIKGAHILSMDTRIDNLPIGDVLIRGSKIAEVAPQIIHENAELIDATGMILLPGFTDAHRHSWQGTLRRLMPDVSDLMTYVNDIHLGLATRYRPEDIYIANLLTAWSALDSGITTIIDASHNTRSYAHASAAVDALEESGIRALYAPAFPLGGEWEQSFWTAGLERLQTERFSSEGLLRLGIFTHMSTDHWEVARRLGIPIITEFLGKTLSGSLKELQKKEALGPDNVFNHCTGLTTEAWEIIRDCGVRVTVDPRSDAQYGLEEGVFAYQHAIDQGIKPGLGTDLETAYGGDMFTEMRVAFSLQRAFAQNRKYNGDTNSPRPATTYEILEAATLNGSEIAGFGNESGSITPGKSADLILIDTNAINLFPANDAVGTVVHAADRSNVDTVMVAGKLVKANGKLAGVDLHKLKQLAEDSIAYLLKKEGSNR; the protein is encoded by the coding sequence ATGTCCAGACAAGAGCAAACAATTTTGATAAAAGGCGCACACATCCTTTCCATGGACACCCGGATTGACAATCTGCCTATTGGCGATGTACTGATTCGCGGTAGTAAGATTGCTGAAGTAGCCCCACAGATCATTCATGAAAATGCCGAATTAATAGATGCTACGGGCATGATTCTGCTGCCAGGTTTTACCGATGCGCATCGTCACTCCTGGCAGGGAACCCTGCGTAGGTTGATGCCGGATGTCAGCGATTTAATGACTTACGTAAATGATATTCATTTGGGGCTGGCAACCCGTTACAGGCCTGAAGATATCTACATTGCCAACCTGCTTACGGCCTGGAGTGCCCTGGATTCCGGCATAACGACAATCATCGATGCGTCGCATAACACCCGTAGCTATGCCCATGCCAGTGCCGCCGTGGATGCACTGGAAGAGTCAGGAATAAGGGCTTTATATGCGCCTGCTTTTCCGTTGGGTGGCGAATGGGAGCAATCGTTCTGGACAGCGGGACTGGAACGTTTACAAACGGAGCGTTTCTCATCGGAAGGCCTTCTACGCCTGGGTATCTTTACACATATGAGTACGGATCATTGGGAGGTAGCCCGTCGATTAGGTATTCCGATCATTACTGAATTTTTGGGCAAAACGCTATCCGGAAGTTTAAAAGAACTCCAGAAAAAAGAAGCACTGGGGCCGGACAATGTATTTAACCATTGTACCGGGCTGACAACCGAAGCCTGGGAAATCATACGCGATTGCGGTGTCAGGGTTACCGTTGATCCACGTTCGGATGCCCAATACGGTCTGGAAGAAGGGGTATTCGCCTATCAGCATGCCATCGACCAGGGCATAAAGCCAGGTCTAGGAACGGATCTTGAAACCGCTTATGGAGGTGATATGTTCACGGAAATGCGTGTAGCATTCTCACTCCAGCGGGCATTTGCACAAAACAGAAAATACAATGGAGATACTAATTCTCCGAGGCCAGCAACCACCTATGAAATCCTTGAAGCGGCCACATTAAACGGCTCAGAAATAGCTGGTTTCGGAAACGAATCCGGCAGCATTACGCCCGGCAAATCAGCCGACCTCATCCTGATCGATACGAATGCGATTAATCTGTTTCCTGCCAATGATGCGGTGGGAACAGTGGTTCATGCGGCCGACCGCAGTAATGTGGATACGGTCATGGTAGCCGGAAAGTTAGTAAAAGCCAACGGCAAACTAGCGGGTGTAGACTTGCATAAACTGAAGCAACTCGCTGAAGACTCGATTGCTTATTTGCTAAAAAAAGAGGGCTCCAACAGGTAG
- a CDS encoding winged helix-turn-helix transcriptional regulator — protein MRHIINGKWKFMLMYCLHEGINRPSDMQRVLPGISRRVINIQLNQLIQHQLIMKVDYEQKPPKVEYFLTDLGKSLLPLITDLGAWGETNKNLLQTAIEDTISYVAL, from the coding sequence GTGCGGCATATCATTAATGGGAAATGGAAATTCATGTTGATGTATTGCTTACATGAAGGCATTAATCGGCCAAGTGATATGCAACGTGTTTTGCCCGGAATCAGCCGACGGGTAATAAATATTCAATTGAATCAACTCATCCAGCATCAGTTGATAATGAAAGTAGATTATGAACAAAAGCCACCAAAAGTAGAGTACTTTTTAACTGATCTGGGCAAAAGTTTGCTGCCCCTGATTACTGATTTGGGAGCCTGGGGCGAAACCAATAAGAATTTGTTGCAAACAGCCATCGAAGATACGATCAGCTATGTGGCTTTATAA
- a CDS encoding SDR family NAD(P)-dependent oxidoreductase, whose translation MELKDKVALVTGASKGIGAGIALELAKAGAKLVINYSSNRDDAQTIANRIQNETATEAIIVQADVSQKQQVKTMFQTAIDRFGRIDILVNNAGIYTYPLISDVTEEAYRSLFDVNVLGSLLTIQEAVQYMCESGGSIINISSLATRKTVHGASLYAATKAALNEITKVTAQELGSMKIRVNAILPGYVDTEGARSMGENAAEWAKQLVAATPLGRGGLPSDIGRVAVFLASDTSYWITGELIAASGGLL comes from the coding sequence ATGGAATTAAAGGATAAAGTGGCTCTGGTAACAGGTGCTTCGAAAGGTATTGGAGCCGGTATTGCATTAGAACTTGCAAAAGCGGGTGCTAAGCTCGTCATCAACTATTCATCAAATCGGGACGATGCCCAAACTATTGCGAATCGAATTCAGAACGAGACCGCTACGGAAGCGATAATCGTTCAGGCAGACGTTTCACAGAAACAACAGGTAAAAACAATGTTTCAAACTGCTATTGATCGGTTTGGAAGAATAGATATTCTAGTTAATAATGCTGGCATATATACCTATCCGTTAATCAGTGATGTAACGGAAGAAGCATACCGGAGTCTGTTCGACGTTAATGTTCTTGGTTCACTGCTTACCATTCAGGAAGCGGTGCAGTATATGTGTGAATCCGGAGGAAGTATTATCAATATTAGCTCACTCGCTACCCGCAAAACAGTCCATGGCGCATCCCTTTATGCAGCTACCAAAGCGGCACTAAACGAAATCACCAAAGTTACGGCCCAGGAGCTTGGTAGCATGAAGATTCGTGTGAATGCTATTTTGCCGGGTTATGTGGACACCGAGGGCGCACGGAGCATGGGTGAAAATGCTGCCGAATGGGCAAAACAACTTGTGGCTGCAACGCCATTAGGGCGTGGTGGACTTCCCTCCGATATTGGCAGGGTAGCGGTTTTCCTGGCGTCCGACACTAGTTACTGGATCACAGGTGAACTGATAGCGGCTTCAGGAGGTCTTCTGTAA
- a CDS encoding SDR family oxidoreductase → MKLKDKVALVTGASSGIGEAVVKALAGKGVNVGIAARRIDRLQNLVQEIEQNGGTGVILEMDVTDKNSAQKGVEKLIASFGRIDILINNAGLMQVADIDSLKTDEWDRMIDVNIKGVLNTTAAALPFLMQQKSGHIINVSSIAGRKLFPGLAVYCATKHAVSAFSDVLRMEISAKYNIRVTSIQPGAVATELQQHTTDEKYQASMQESRNQMTFLTPDNIANSMVYALEAPDHVDVAELFILPTDQAW, encoded by the coding sequence ATGAAATTAAAGGACAAAGTAGCCCTTGTTACAGGGGCCTCAAGTGGCATAGGGGAAGCCGTGGTGAAAGCACTGGCGGGCAAAGGCGTTAACGTAGGAATCGCTGCCAGAAGGATAGACCGCCTTCAGAATCTAGTACAGGAAATTGAGCAAAACGGGGGTACAGGAGTGATCCTGGAAATGGATGTTACTGATAAGAACTCGGCACAGAAAGGAGTTGAAAAATTGATAGCTTCCTTTGGAAGGATCGACATCTTGATAAACAATGCTGGATTGATGCAGGTCGCAGACATTGACAGTCTAAAAACAGATGAGTGGGATAGGATGATCGATGTAAATATAAAAGGGGTTCTAAATACGACTGCCGCTGCGCTTCCCTTTTTAATGCAGCAGAAATCAGGTCATATTATCAACGTCTCTTCTATTGCTGGCAGAAAGCTCTTTCCGGGACTAGCGGTTTATTGCGCTACCAAGCATGCGGTATCGGCGTTCTCGGATGTACTCAGAATGGAAATTTCCGCCAAATACAACATCAGGGTAACAAGCATACAACCCGGCGCAGTGGCTACTGAATTACAACAACACACTACGGACGAAAAATATCAGGCGAGTATGCAGGAAAGCAGGAATCAAATGACATTTCTTACGCCTGATAACATAGCCAACAGCATGGTCTATGCATTGGAGGCCCCTGACCATGTCGATGTAGCCGAACTATTTATTTTACCGACAGATCAGGCTTGGTAA
- a CDS encoding SDR family NAD(P)-dependent oxidoreductase has translation MSHQQVWFVTGASKGLGLSLVKRLLAEGYKVAATSRNRSELQEAVGTHHSFLPLETDLTSESSVATAIKETIDRFDRLDAVVNNAGYGLLGALEELSMEAIRQEFEINVFATFNVIRQALPQLRYQRSGYIFNITSIAGWHGDQGANVYNSSKYAVEGLSDALAKDLKPFNIKVIAVAPGPFRTNFLGKGSVMYAEPTIDDYAHIHQHKQWLDNNLNGKQLGDPEKAPDVIIRLFNEANPPTHIIMGSDGVQVVTNHLTNMLQEIDKWKTVSISTDLNEK, from the coding sequence ATGAGTCATCAACAAGTTTGGTTTGTCACCGGGGCATCGAAAGGCCTCGGACTTTCTTTAGTAAAACGGTTACTGGCAGAAGGCTATAAGGTCGCAGCCACATCCCGCAATAGGTCTGAATTACAGGAAGCTGTAGGGACGCATCATTCATTTTTGCCGCTGGAGACCGATTTGACCAGTGAATCGTCGGTCGCAACGGCAATTAAAGAAACCATTGACCGGTTTGATCGCCTTGATGCCGTGGTTAACAATGCCGGGTATGGACTACTAGGCGCTTTAGAAGAACTTTCCATGGAAGCGATTCGGCAGGAATTTGAGATTAACGTGTTTGCTACCTTCAATGTCATTCGTCAGGCATTACCGCAATTGCGTTACCAACGGTCGGGCTATATATTCAATATTACTTCCATTGCAGGTTGGCACGGCGATCAGGGAGCCAATGTCTATAACAGCTCCAAATATGCCGTCGAGGGGCTTAGTGATGCGCTGGCGAAAGATCTCAAGCCGTTTAATATCAAGGTTATCGCCGTAGCCCCCGGGCCTTTTCGGACCAATTTTCTGGGTAAAGGATCGGTTATGTATGCCGAACCTACCATCGATGATTATGCCCATATTCACCAGCACAAGCAGTGGCTTGACAACAACCTGAATGGGAAACAGTTGGGAGATCCCGAAAAAGCCCCTGATGTCATTATCCGCTTATTCAACGAAGCGAACCCACCCACCCATATCATTATGGGCAGCGATGGGGTCCAGGTCGTGACAAATCATCTAACGAACATGCTCCAGGAGATCGACAAGTGGAAAACGGTCAGTATCTCAACAGACCTTAATGAGAAGTAA
- a CDS encoding alkene reductase — protein MRSKMPDLFSSFKLGGLELPNRIVMPPLTRARAPRDIATQEMALYYSQRATAGLIIAEGSPISNEGQGYLFNPGIFTPEQVNGWRLVTDAVKRARGRIVVQLWHVGRVSHTSIQQYGQPPVSSTNRVAKNANAFGRDATGQINFIPSSTPRALTTGEISRVIRDFVQAARNAIEAGFDGVELHAANGYLFDQFLNPLINDRIDRYATTTMENRLRFLLETVDAISDVIGHKRIGVRLSPYGTLNDCPHFDDAEETYLAVGKALGERHIAYIHVMDQTGFFTMPAGAESTSDAIHRLLRQWRGDLPQTALIFAGSLTQVRANELISNGLIDLAAFGQGFIANPDLVARFQNGWPLALPNRKTFYTGGSVGYTDYPTYQVPLSDSRQMING, from the coding sequence ATGAGAAGTAAAATGCCGGATTTATTTTCATCCTTTAAGCTGGGCGGACTGGAGTTGCCTAACCGCATCGTGATGCCGCCACTGACAAGGGCTCGGGCTCCAAGGGATATTGCCACCCAGGAAATGGCGCTTTATTACAGCCAGCGGGCTACTGCCGGATTAATTATTGCTGAAGGCTCACCCATCTCTAATGAAGGGCAAGGGTATCTTTTCAATCCCGGCATTTTTACCCCCGAACAAGTCAACGGGTGGCGTCTGGTAACGGATGCCGTCAAACGAGCGCGTGGTCGAATCGTAGTACAACTCTGGCACGTCGGCCGAGTTTCGCATACGTCTATTCAACAGTATGGTCAGCCGCCCGTCAGCTCTACCAATCGAGTAGCTAAAAACGCCAATGCCTTTGGACGGGATGCCACGGGTCAAATCAATTTTATTCCGTCGTCAACACCAAGAGCGCTGACAACCGGAGAAATCAGCCGTGTCATTAGGGATTTTGTGCAGGCTGCGCGGAATGCGATCGAAGCAGGCTTTGATGGTGTTGAGTTGCACGCGGCTAACGGGTATTTATTCGATCAGTTTTTGAATCCCCTTATCAATGACCGGATCGATCGGTATGCGACCACGACGATGGAAAACCGCTTACGGTTTTTACTGGAAACGGTAGATGCTATTAGCGACGTAATAGGCCATAAACGGATTGGCGTCAGGCTTTCCCCCTATGGCACCCTGAATGATTGTCCCCACTTTGACGATGCAGAAGAAACGTATCTGGCGGTGGGAAAGGCATTGGGCGAACGCCATATTGCCTATATCCATGTCATGGATCAGACGGGATTTTTTACCATGCCCGCTGGGGCGGAGTCGACCAGCGACGCCATCCATCGGCTGCTTCGCCAGTGGCGAGGGGACTTACCGCAAACTGCCCTTATCTTCGCTGGCAGTCTTACCCAGGTGCGTGCGAATGAATTGATTAGTAATGGCTTGATCGACCTGGCCGCTTTTGGGCAAGGATTTATTGCTAACCCGGACCTGGTTGCCCGTTTCCAAAACGGGTGGCCGCTCGCGCTTCCCAATCGAAAAACTTTTTATACTGGAGGGTCTGTTGGTTATACGGATTACCCAACGTATCAGGTACCGCTTTCGGATAGTAGGCAAATGATCAATGGATAA
- a CDS encoding helix-turn-helix domain-containing protein produces MKQNSAPYLIKTIEEHHAHFGLSKPRHPLISVFRFEDTNVTDSLPDKYMFDFYCIAIKKNFDGHCLYGQRYYAFGSGVMTFLGPNQVSSYPRGEDAAREGIGIVFHASFLFGYSLAATINQYGFFSYELNEALHLSEDEEVTVAGIMEKITSEYKANIDQYSQDIMIAQIELLLQYCNRFYNRQFITRKPDNAEILIRLEKLLDTYFANEDQLQLGLPTVQYVAQELSISANYLSDMLRSYTGQTTQQHIHAKLVEKAKALLSTTSLSVSEIAYQLGFDYPQSFNKLFKNKTAISPSEFRQSFN; encoded by the coding sequence ATGAAACAGAACAGCGCTCCCTACCTCATTAAGACCATTGAAGAGCATCATGCTCATTTTGGACTGTCCAAACCCCGGCATCCGTTGATCAGTGTTTTCCGCTTTGAAGATACAAACGTAACGGATAGTTTACCGGATAAATACATGTTTGATTTCTACTGCATTGCTATCAAGAAAAACTTTGATGGGCACTGTTTATATGGACAACGGTACTATGCCTTTGGGTCAGGTGTGATGACATTTTTAGGTCCCAACCAGGTGTCTTCCTATCCTCGGGGAGAGGACGCAGCCAGGGAAGGGATAGGCATCGTATTTCACGCAAGCTTTCTATTCGGTTATTCGTTAGCGGCTACCATAAACCAGTACGGCTTTTTTTCTTATGAACTCAACGAGGCTTTACACCTCTCGGAAGACGAGGAGGTTACGGTGGCTGGCATTATGGAGAAGATCACTTCGGAATATAAAGCCAATATCGATCAGTACAGCCAGGATATCATGATCGCCCAAATCGAGCTTCTTTTACAATATTGCAATCGCTTCTATAATCGGCAGTTTATTACCCGTAAACCCGATAATGCGGAAATTCTTATTCGATTAGAAAAGTTACTCGATACCTATTTTGCCAATGAAGACCAACTGCAACTGGGGTTGCCTACGGTACAGTATGTAGCCCAGGAATTGTCGATTTCAGCAAATTACTTAAGTGATATGTTGCGCAGTTATACGGGGCAGACAACGCAGCAACATATTCATGCCAAGCTGGTTGAAAAAGCAAAGGCGCTTCTGTCTACGACCTCCTTATCGGTCAGCGAAATTGCTTATCAATTGGGGTTTGACTACCCGCAGTCGTTCAATAAATTGTTTAAGAACAAGACGGCCATCTCACCCTCTGAATTTCGCCAATCGTTTAATTAA
- a CDS encoding helix-turn-helix domain-containing protein translates to MKIIKTPSDYRMGPNLHNMIELTGVSLVESCANAHDKKAKIFLEDHLLLFVLEGTHHIRWGTQSVSVGKHQMVLLKKHTYFESHKVGNPDNQFAYESMMFFLKDGFLTEFVRQTSLEADISKSDSEITVKDFGSRMLKFLESLHPYFRDPEEINEQLFKLKMLELLYDLAVTDKQLLAQLTTLEREFVADLSQVIEANYLKDLSLQQLATLAGRSLSSFRRDFQRIYLAQPAQWLKQKKLEKALDLLLHTRLPISDVGRQVGITNSAHFTRVYKQHFGQTPSQARSLPGKKVVDANEQNS, encoded by the coding sequence ATGAAGATCATAAAAACGCCCAGCGACTATCGAATGGGGCCTAACCTACATAATATGATCGAGTTAACGGGAGTTTCGCTGGTGGAGTCCTGTGCCAATGCTCACGATAAAAAAGCGAAGATTTTTTTGGAAGACCATCTGTTGCTGTTTGTTTTGGAAGGTACTCATCATATTCGATGGGGCACCCAGTCGGTCTCGGTGGGTAAGCATCAAATGGTATTGCTGAAAAAACATACCTATTTTGAGTCGCATAAGGTAGGCAATCCAGACAATCAATTTGCCTATGAAAGCATGATGTTTTTTCTGAAAGACGGCTTTTTGACCGAGTTTGTTCGCCAGACCAGCCTTGAGGCTGATATCTCTAAAAGTGACTCAGAGATTACAGTCAAAGATTTTGGGAGCCGGATGTTAAAGTTTCTGGAATCGTTACACCCCTACTTTCGAGATCCTGAAGAAATCAACGAACAATTATTTAAGCTGAAGATGCTTGAACTGTTATATGACCTGGCAGTAACGGATAAACAGCTATTGGCCCAGTTAACTACCTTAGAACGAGAATTCGTTGCCGACCTGAGTCAGGTAATCGAAGCGAACTATTTAAAAGATCTGTCCCTTCAGCAACTGGCTACGTTAGCTGGGCGTAGCCTTTCCAGCTTTCGCAGGGATTTCCAGCGTATCTATCTGGCCCAGCCTGCCCAATGGCTCAAACAGAAAAAGCTCGAAAAGGCGCTTGATCTGTTACTGCATACCCGGCTGCCCATCAGCGATGTAGGGCGTCAGGTAGGAATTACCAACAGCGCTCATTTTACAAGGGTATACAAGCAACATTTTGGTCAAACGCCTTCCCAAGCCCGGTCTTTACCAGGTAAAAAGGTGGTTGACGCAAATGAGCAAAATAGTTGA